One Silene latifolia isolate original U9 population chromosome 4, ASM4854445v1, whole genome shotgun sequence DNA segment encodes these proteins:
- the LOC141651869 gene encoding protein LATERAL BRANCHING OXIDOREDUCTASE 1-like, producing MTAKDVKSSLVQEIAEKGDPIPERFILKYPEIIIPAIDAPSNLWENELLIDYSLLSSGHHNELFKLKSAIMKWGCFQVINHGMSNLYLDDLVNVTKQFFSLPLEERFKYSMADDISIGYATADVAILAGTSKSLDSRPLSWGDRLTLTVYPEDQLKLQLWPENPNRFREILHDFSLRLKLMSEVFLKSMAQSLDLEENSFLKHHGERSLLSTRFGLYPRCPYPDRVYGAHPHSDRSTITIIIQDKDVPDGLHIQNGDQWFKVPVIPDALFVNMGDFVEVMSNGVFKSTVHRVVTNSKKERVS from the exons ATGACAGCAAAAGATGTAAAATCTAGTCTAGTACAAGAAATAGCAGAAAAAGGAGACCCAATTCCAGAAAGATTCATACTAAAATACCCAGAAATTATTATTCCTGCAATTGATGCACCGTCTAATTTATGGGAAAACGAGTTGTTAATTGACTACTCTTTGCTTTCCTCGGGTCACCATAATGAACTTTTCAAGCTTAAATCTGCAATTATGAAATGGGGTTGCTTTCAG GTCATTAATCATGGAATGTCAAACTTATACTTGGATGACTTGGTGAACGTTACGAAGCAATTTTTCAGTCTGCCTTTGGAGGAGAGGTTTAAATACTCAATGGCTGATGATATCTCCATTGGATATGCAACTGCCGATGTGGCCATCCTTGCCGGAACTAGCAAGTCATTAGATAGTCGGCCTTTGAGCTGGGGTGATCGCTTAACTCTTACTGTTTATCCAGAGGATCAACTTAAACTTCAACTTTGGCCTGAGAACCCAAATAGATTCAG AGAAATTTTACATGACTTCTCCCTAAGGCTCAAACTGATGTCTGAAGTTTTCCTAAAATCTATGGCACAGTCTCTAGACCTAGAGGAAAATAGTTTTTTAAAGCATCATGGTGAACGATCATTACTATCAACAAGATTCGGCCTTTATCCACGTTGTCCGTACCCTGATCGAGTATACGGTGCACACCCACATTCTGATAGGTCTAcaatcacaattatcatacaagaCAAAGATGTGCCTGATGGGCTTCATATTCAGAACGGTGATCAGTGGTTCAAGGTTCCTGTCATTCCTGATGCATTATTTGTCAATATGGGTGATTTTGTAGAG GTAATGAGCAATGGAGTATTCAAGAGCACAGTGCACAGAGTGGTGACTAACTCGAAGAAGGAGAGGGTCTCGTGA